One Mangifera indica cultivar Alphonso chromosome 4, CATAS_Mindica_2.1, whole genome shotgun sequence genomic region harbors:
- the LOC123212957 gene encoding glycerate dehydrogenase: MAKPVSIEVWNPNGKYRVVSTKPMPGTRWINLLIDQDCRVEICTQKKTILSVEDIIALIGDKCDGVIGQLTEDWGETLFSALSRAGGKAFSNMAVGFNNVDVNAASKYGVAVGNTPGVLTETTAELAASLSLAAARRIVEADEFMRAGLYDGWLPNLFVGNLLKGQTVGVIGAGRIGSAYARMMVEGFKMNLIYYDLYQSTRLEKFVTAYGEFLKANGEKPVTWRRAASMDEVLQQADVVSLHPVLDKTTYHLINKERLALMKKEAILINCSRGPVIDEVALVEHLKQNPMFRVGLDVFEDEPYMKPGLADMKNAVIVPHIASASKWTREGMATLAALNVLGKIKGYPIWGDPNRVVPFLNENAPPPAACPSIVNSKALGLPVSKL; the protein is encoded by the exons ATGGCGAAACCGGTTTCAATTGAAGTTTGGAACCCGAATGGGAAATACAGAGTTGTTAGCACCAAACCCATGCCTGGAACTCGCTGGATTAATCTCTTGATCGATCAAGACTGTCGTGTTGAA ATATGCACCCAGAAGAAAACTATTCTGTCTGTTGAAGATATCATTGCTTTGATTGGTGATAAGTGCGATGGAGTCATTGGGCAG tTGACGGAAGACTGGGGAGAGACTTTATTTTCTGCATTGAGTAGAGCAGGAGGAAAGGCTTTCAGTAACATGGCTGTTGGTTTCAATAATGTTGATGTCAATGCCGCTAGTAAATATGGCGTTGCTGTTGGAAATACTCCt GGAGTACTCACTGAAACTACAGCAGAGTTAGCAGCTTCGCTCTCTTTGGCAGCTGCAAGAAGAATTGTTGAAGCAGATGAATTCATGAGGGCAGGTCTATATGATGGCTGGCTTCCAAACCT GTTTGTTGGAAACTTGCTGAAAGGACAAACTGTTGGTGTGATTGGAGCTGGTCGTATTGGATCTGCATATGCCCGAATGATG GTTGAAGGATTCAAAATGAACCTAATTTACTATGACCTTTACCAATCTACACGCTTAGAAAAGTTTGTTACAG CTTATGGTGAATTTCTGAAAGCCAATGGTGAAAAACCTGTTACTTGGAGAAGAGCAGCATCCATGGATGAGGTGCTTCAGCAGGCAGATGTG GTAAGTCTTCACCCTGTGTTGGATAAAACCACTTATCATTTGATTAACAAAGAAAGGCTTGCATTGATGAAGAAG GAAGCAATCCTGATAAACTGTAGCAGGGGTCCAGTTATTGATGAAGTAGCTCTGGTGGAACATTTGAAACAAAATCCAATGTTCCGAGTTGGTCTTGATGTTTTTGAG GACGAGCCTTACATGAAGCCTGGACTTGCTGATATGAAGAATGCTGTTATAGTACCTCATATTGCTTCTGCATCCAAG TGGACTCGTGAAGGAATGGCAACGCTAGCTGCTCTTAATGTCCTG GGAAAGATTAAAGGTTACCCAATATGGGGTGATCCGAACCGGGTAGTGCCATTCTTGAATGAGAATGCACCACCTCCGGCTGCATGTCCAAGTATTGTGAACTCAAAAGCCTTAg GTTTACCTGTTTCGAAGCTGTAA